The Dongia rigui genome includes the window CTCCGACGCCGTGCTCAACCCCGGCGGCGTCCGGATCGGCACAGCCGAGATCTATCGCCAGGTCGAACAGCTGCCTGAAATCCTCGAAAGCATCGTCATCGGCCAGGATTGGGAGGCCGACGTCCGCGTCATCCTCTTCGTTCGCCTGCGCCCTGGCGTAAAGCTCGATGCTGCGCTGGAGAAGAAGATCAAGGCGCAGATCCGCAACAACACCACGCCGCGCCACGTGCCGGCAAAGATCGTGGCCGTCACCGATATCCCGCGCACCAAATCCGGCAAGATCGTCGAATTGGCCGTCCGTGAAGTGGTGCACGGCAAACCGGTCAAGAACAAGGAAGCGCTGGCGAATCCCGAAGCGCTCGATCTCTACGCCAATCTGCCGGAGCTTAAATCGTGACGCTTGCCGCCAATCCCTGGCTCACTTCCGTTGCCGTCCCGCCGATCGCCGAAGCCCAGGGCTGGATCGAGGGCCGCGTCTTCCCGGCCGACAAGCCGCTGATCGATGTCTGCCAGGCGGTGCCCGGCTATGCACCGCCTGACCAACTCGTCGCCTTCATGGCGGACGCGCTGAAGAACCCCAGCACGCATCGCTACACCGATATCGAAGGTCTGGCGGATCTCCGCGCCGCCTTGGCAGCCGATATCCACCGTGTCTACGCGGGCAACGTCACCGCGGCGAATGTTCTCATCACCGCCGGCTGCAACCAGGCCTATTGCCTCAGCACCGCGGCACTCGCCAAGGCCGGCGACGAGATCATCCTGCCCCTGCCTTATTACTTCAATTACCAGATGTGGCTGGAGATGATCGGCGTAACGCCTCGTCATGTCCGTTTCCGCCCCGAGGCGGGCGGCCAGCCGGATTTGAATGAGATCCGCGGCCTCATCAACCCGAAGACCAAGGCGCTGGTGCTGATCTCGCCCAACAATCCGACCGGCACCGTCTATCCGCCGGAATACCTTTCGGCAGCACTCAGGCTCTGCCGCGAGACCGGCATCGCCCTCATCCTCGACGAGACCTATCGCGATTTCATGCCGCATGACGCGGCACCGCACGGCCTCTTCGGCGAAAAGGGTTGGGAGCAGAACCTGCTCCATCTCTACAGTTTCTCGAAAGTCTTCTGCCTCACCGGCCACCGCGTCGGCGCCATCGTCGGCGACCCGAAGCTGCTCGACCAGATCGGCAAGTCGATGGATTGCGTCGCCATCTGCGCGCCCCGCTTGGGCCAGATTGCCGCACAACGGGGCCTTGAGGCCCTGCACGACTGGCGCGGTGGCAACACGCGCCTGATGCGCGATCGCCTGGCTGCCTTGCAGAAAGCCTTCGCGCGCAACGACCTCGGCTATGAGGTGGTCAGTGCCGGTGCCTATTTCGCCTATGTGAAGCACCCGCATCAGGGTCGCAATGCGACGGATGTTGCCAAGCGCCTGGCCGACAAGCAGAACCTGCTGGCCCTCCCCGGCTCGATGTTCGGCCCGGGGCAGGAAAGCTTCCTTCGCGTGGCTTTCGCCAATGTGGATGCAGATAGGATGCCGGAGATCGCCGCACGACTTGCGGCGGATGCGGCTAGCGCGTGGTGATCAGGGCCTGATTTCAATCGGCGTGCCGAGTTCGACTGCGGACCAGATAACGTCCATCGCAAGGTTCGAGACGCCAATGCAGCCATTGGTCAGCGGTGAACGCGTGAAGATGCGCCACCATTGCCGCTGGCCGTGGATCATGATGCCGCCGCCGGCCGCATCGCCCTTCGCCGCAGCACGCGAGGCTTGCGCCTTGTTGGGGTAGGAAACGAGCAGCGCCTTGTGATGGGTCGACGCCTCGTTGCCCCAGATGAGCTTGTACTTGCCCTCCGGCGTGCGCTGGTCGCCTTCGCGCAGTTTCTGCCCCGTCGGATTCTTGCCGAGCGAGATATCAGCCTTGAAGACCGCCTTGCCATCGCGCAGCAATGAAATCGTGCGCGCGCTCTTGTCGACCAGCACCTTGTCGACCGGCCCTATGACCAGCGCCATCACCGGCCCGGGCAGATAGGACAGCATCGCCCAGACAACAAACAGCGCCGCCGCGACCTTCACACTGCGCTTCAACCAGTGCGGCGTCGGTGCGGCAACCCAGCCGATGCTATCGAGGACGAGTTCGCTCATTTGGTCTCTAACAGCGCCTGCAGTTCAAGCCACTCGCGCTTGCCCATGCCGCTCGATTCCTGGGTCACGTTCTCGCCGGCCAAGCGGCGCTTCACGACACTCAGCGCATTCTTCGACAACGTCGCAGCCCCCAGACGATGCTGCACGAACGCCTCGTAGCACAGCGGTACCCAGCGCTTCAGCACATCGATCATCGCATCGGCATAGACGCGGATCTCGTATTGCGCATGCGGGTCGGCGCGCAGCGACAGGAAATGCATGAAATTGTGCAAATCAATCTTCCAATACCATTGGGTATAGAAGTTGAGGCTGAGGTTCATGCGCGCCAATTCACGCGCCAGGCCCGGGCGGCTGGGATCTGCCGGTTCGCCCGCCTCGTTCTCGTTCAGCATCTCGACATAATGGTCGTAGACCTGTGTCGAATCGCGCTTCAGCAGATCCAGCACGCGCTGCGCCTCAGCACCCTCCAGCACATTGCCGCGCCCCTGGCGGTTGACCGAGGATTGCGCGGCGAGGTTTTCGGGCGACGGGATATAGAACTCCCGGTCGAGGATCGAATAGCGCGCCGAATATTCGTTCACATTGGCGGTACGGTGGCGGATCCATTGCCGCGCCACGAATATCGGCATCTTCACGTGGAACTTGATCTCGCACATCTCGAACGGTGTCGAATGGCGGTGGCGCATCAGGTAGTGGATCAAGCCCTGGTCTTCGGTGACTTTCTTCGTGCCGCGGCCATAGGAGACGCGTGCCGCCTGAACCACCGCGTTGTCGTCGCCCATATAGTCGATGACGCGGATAAGGCCATGATCCAAGAGCTCGATCGGCTGATAGAGAATCTCCTCAAGGGCCGGCGCCACGGCGCGGCGCGTGGGCTGGGAGCCAGCGCGCTGTTCGTCGATTGCCGCCAATTGCTCTGGAGATAAGGGCATGCCGGATCCCGCCTTAGAGTTTGATAAACCGCCGAAAAAGCCAGAAAGGAACGACTCGCCCCCTCGCCGGCCAGTGGCCGGTCGCGCGTTTTACCCGGATGCGCCGCCCTCAACAAGGCGCCGGCGAAAGTCGGGGCAAGTTAATTGATTAACGAATCATCTCCCGCGGGACTTTCCCCGCGCAATGGGGGCGCCTATATTAGGGGGGTCGGGCAACCGACTATGGCGATAAACGTCCTGTGAAATAAGCGTTGCGGACCCGGGGGCGGTACCCGGCGCCTCCACCATAATCCCTTCCCGGTCAATGCGTTAAGCAGAGCCCGGCGGGCCTCATGGGGGCGAAATAGGATCGACGTGCGCGGTAAAGACATGGCTTTTGCTCGGTATGGTACCCGCCGTTATCGGGCCAAACCTAGAGATGCCAACGACAACGTTGCATCCGATCTTCGTATGGCTGCCTAAGATCCCTAACGGGCTCTAAGTAGCTTACAAGAACGCGGTACTCGGGGGGCGCCGGGCAACAGAAAGCCCCCCACCTGATTTACGGTATGTGATCCAGCCTTGGGGGCGGCAGTACCGGGCGGGTGACATGAATGGGGAATGGGACGGCGTGATGGCGAAGGACTGGCTGCGCTACGATCAGATGGTGGAAGACGCGCTGCGCGGCGTCGTGCGGCGGGCGTTGACCGAAGCGGCCGTCTCCGGCTTGCCGGGCGACCATCATTTCTACATCACGTTCCGCACCGACACGCCGCTGGTTCGCATCCCCCAGCATCTGAAGGCGCAATATCCGCGCGAGATGACCATCGTGCTCCAGCACCAGTTCTGGGGCCTTGAGGTCAATGACGACAGCTTCACCGTGACCTTGAGCTTCGGCGGCAAGCACGAGGCCCTGTTCATCCCGTTTGAGACCATCGTCAGCTTCGCCGACCCATCGGTAAAGTTCGCCCTGCAATTCGATTCCGGCGACGGCGAAGGCGATGAGGACGACGGCGAGGATGCGGTCGAGAGCAACGACCCCGTGCTCGCCCTTGAAAAGCCGGAAGCAAAACCCGCCCTTGCAGATCAGCGCACGGCCAAGGCCGAGGGCGACAATGTCGCCGCCGGCGGCAACAGCGGCACGGTCGTGGCGCTCGACGCCTTCCGCAAGAAGCACTGATTTTCCGGGC containing:
- a CDS encoding aminotransferase; translated protein: MTLAANPWLTSVAVPPIAEAQGWIEGRVFPADKPLIDVCQAVPGYAPPDQLVAFMADALKNPSTHRYTDIEGLADLRAALAADIHRVYAGNVTAANVLITAGCNQAYCLSTAALAKAGDEIILPLPYYFNYQMWLEMIGVTPRHVRFRPEAGGQPDLNEIRGLINPKTKALVLISPNNPTGTVYPPEYLSAALRLCRETGIALILDETYRDFMPHDAAPHGLFGEKGWEQNLLHLYSFSKVFCLTGHRVGAIVGDPKLLDQIGKSMDCVAICAPRLGQIAAQRGLEALHDWRGGNTRLMRDRLAALQKAFARNDLGYEVVSAGAYFAYVKHPHQGRNATDVAKRLADKQNLLALPGSMFGPGQESFLRVAFANVDADRMPEIAARLAADAASAW
- a CDS encoding L,D-transpeptidase family protein; the protein is MSELVLDSIGWVAAPTPHWLKRSVKVAAALFVVWAMLSYLPGPVMALVIGPVDKVLVDKSARTISLLRDGKAVFKADISLGKNPTGQKLREGDQRTPEGKYKLIWGNEASTHHKALLVSYPNKAQASRAAAKGDAAGGGIMIHGQRQWWRIFTRSPLTNGCIGVSNLAMDVIWSAVELGTPIEIRP
- the thyX gene encoding FAD-dependent thymidylate synthase: MPLSPEQLAAIDEQRAGSQPTRRAVAPALEEILYQPIELLDHGLIRVIDYMGDDNAVVQAARVSYGRGTKKVTEDQGLIHYLMRHRHSTPFEMCEIKFHVKMPIFVARQWIRHRTANVNEYSARYSILDREFYIPSPENLAAQSSVNRQGRGNVLEGAEAQRVLDLLKRDSTQVYDHYVEMLNENEAGEPADPSRPGLARELARMNLSLNFYTQWYWKIDLHNFMHFLSLRADPHAQYEIRVYADAMIDVLKRWVPLCYEAFVQHRLGAATLSKNALSVVKRRLAGENVTQESSGMGKREWLELQALLETK
- a CDS encoding SspB family protein; the protein is MAKDWLRYDQMVEDALRGVVRRALTEAAVSGLPGDHHFYITFRTDTPLVRIPQHLKAQYPREMTIVLQHQFWGLEVNDDSFTVTLSFGGKHEALFIPFETIVSFADPSVKFALQFDSGDGEGDEDDGEDAVESNDPVLALEKPEAKPALADQRTAKAEGDNVAAGGNSGTVVALDAFRKKH